The Acinetobacter lwoffii genomic sequence ATAACGGCATGATTGCATCAAAGTCAGGCACACCCAGTACCATCACTTGCAGGTCTTGCGGTTGACGTTCAAGCTTGATTTCCGCTTCAGTCACCAGACCCAGCGTCCCTTCACCACCGATGAATAAATGCTGAAGTGCATAGCCGGTTGCATTCTTGATCATGCCTTTGTTCAGACGCAATACATCGCCCTTACCCGTAACAACCGTCAGGCCAAGCACCCAGTTACGGGTCATGCCGTATTTAATCACTTTGATGCCGCCAGCATTGGTCCCGATGTTACCGCCAATTTGCGATGAACCTGCCGAAGCAAAATCAACCGGATAATACATGCCCTGCTCTTCAGCATAGTTCTGCAACTGTTCAGTCACCACACCTGCCTGTACGCGCACCATACGGTCTGCCGGGAAGAATTCCAGAATCTGGTTCATCTTGTCCATGCTGACCACGATCTCGCCATTGGCTGCGACTGCACCTGCAGAAAGACCGGTACGACCACCCGATGGAGTCACTGCAACGTTAAATTGGTTTGCCAATTTTACGATGTCTTGAACTTGCCCAGTTGACGACGGAAAAACGACGACTGACGGGTTTGGATCAAAGTGCTTCGTATGATCGCGACCCCAATTCTGGAGGCTGTCCGTATCGGTTTTAATACGGTTTTCACCCACAATTGCAGTCAATTGGGTCAATAACTCAGGGGTTAAAGCGACTGGAGCATTCATCGTTTGCAGACCTAGCATGATTTAAACAAGAGAGACTTCGCTGGTTCATTTGCACATTTTTTATGCATAAAAACATGGATACAAATCAGGCGAAACATGATTATTAAAGCACCGGATCACGCGGCTTTAAAAGCATGGCGCAATATTATAAGCTATTTTTTGGTGTTTCCTGCGAAAAATGACAATTTTGATAATATACCTTTGAAAATACAGATTTAAATCAAACACCATGATCATTATTATCAATATATCTTGCCAGAATAGCTGATGTGAGCGTCATCAAGGAAATGTATAAGTGCGCTTTTCCTGTGCTATTATACCGCGACTAAATTTGGCCTTTGTAGCGGAGCCGTAATGAGCCAACATCTATCTCTACCTAAAGATAAAATCCGTTTCTTGTTGTTAGAAGGCGTTCACCAGAATGCAATCGACACTCTAAATGCTGCTGGATATACCAACATCGACTATCGTAAAACTGCGCTTGAGGGTGAAGCGTTGAAAGAAGCGATTAAAGATGCGCACTTCGTCGGTATTCGTTCCCGTACTCAATTGACTGAAGAAGTCTTTGAAGCTGCGAACAAACTGATTGCTGTCGGTTGCTTCTGTATCGGTACCAACCAGGTGAACCTGGACGCTGCAATGCGTCGCGGTATTCCAGTCTTTAACGCACCTTACTCAAATACGCGTTCAGTGGCTGAACTGGTATTGGCAGAAACTATTCTTCTTCTGCGCCGTGTACCTGAAAAATCAACAGATACACATGCAGGTGGCTGGAACAAATCGGCTGTCGGTTCATTCGAAACACGTGGTAAAACTTTAGGTATC encodes the following:
- a CDS encoding FAD-binding oxidoreductase; this encodes MNAPVALTPELLTQLTAIVGENRIKTDTDSLQNWGRDHTKHFDPNPSVVVFPSSTGQVQDIVKLANQFNVAVTPSGGRTGLSAGAVAANGEIVVSMDKMNQILEFFPADRMVRVQAGVVTEQLQNYAEEQGMYYPVDFASAGSSQIGGNIGTNAGGIKVIKYGMTRNWVLGLTVVTGKGDVLRLNKGMIKNATGYALQHLFIGGEGTLGLVTEAEIKLERQPQDLQVMVLGVPDFDAIMPLLHAFQAKIDLTAFEFFGELAMQKVLANGHVQRPFETECPFYVLLEFEAPFEPIMDKAMEIFEHCMEQGWVLDGVMSQSLDQVESLWRLREDISESIAPFIPYKNDISVLITHVPAFIKEIDAIVSENYPDFEICWFGHIGDGNLHLNILKPADLSKDEFFAKCQVVNKYVFDTVKKYDGSISAEHGVGMTKKPYLEYSRSAEEIEYMKALKKVFDPNGIMNPGKLFDL